The following proteins are encoded in a genomic region of Entelurus aequoreus isolate RoL-2023_Sb linkage group LG01, RoL_Eaeq_v1.1, whole genome shotgun sequence:
- the znf740a gene encoding gastrula zinc finger protein XlCGF57.1 isoform X5, producing the protein MALMQASTMAAPPKKMMAPLGHAPPQRDGPDRAPQSHMILPSGMSCPPLVRTDRDWHSMNATFLIRKEGDFQAPRLLDEKDMRTNEDMQQKKKNRKSVAPCKVREQEGRGGKGTGGDENGPSSKVQKNFICDHCYGAFRSGYHLKRHILIHTGEKPYACAVCDMRFIQRYHLERHSLIHTGVKPYACSMCDMRFFQRYHLARHSLTHTGVKPYACSMCDMRFFQRYHLARHSLTHTGVKPYACSMCDMRFFQRYHLARHTLTHTGVKPYACSMCDMRFFQRYHLARHSLTHTGVKPYACTMCDMRFIQRYQLERHSLTHTGVKPYACTMCDKRFFQRYHLARHSLTHMGVKPYACTMCDMKFFQRYHLARHSLTHTGVKPYACTICDKRFFQRYHLARHSLTHMGVKPFACTMCDMRFFQRYHLARHSLTHTGVKPYACTMCDKRFFQRYHLARHSLTHMGVKPFACTMCDMRFVQRYHLARHSLTHTGVKPYACSMCDMRFIQRNHLERHSLTHTGEKPFACDMCDMRFIQRYHLERHKRVHSGEKPYQCERCQQNFSRTDRLLRHRRLCQGRGVAKVENQPCCEPRPYAQEAPPAPPTWSPMHPPPGRLAV; encoded by the exons ATGGCTCTGATGCAGGCTAGCACCATGGCAGCTCCACCCAAGAAGATGATGGCTCCACTTGGCCATGCACCGCCACAGAGAGACGGACCTGACCGTGCTCCCCAGAGTCACATGATCCTCCCATCTGGCATGAGCTGTCCACCACTGGTTAGGACTGACCGGGATTGGCACTCTATGAATGCTACCTTT CTGATCCGGAAGGAAGGCGATTTCCAAGCTCCGCGCCTGCTGGACGAGAAAGACATGAGGACCAACGAGGACATGCAGCAGAAAAAAAAGAACAGGAAATCAGTGGCGCCCTGTAAAGTGAGAGAACAAGAGGGAAGGGGAGGGAAG GGCACAGGTGGAGATGAGAACGGTCCATCTTCCAAAGTGCAGAAAAACTTTATTTGTGACCACTGTTACGGAGCATTTAGGAGCGGCTACCACCTGAAGAGACATATCCTCATTCATACAG GGGAGAAGCCGTATGCTTGTGCCGTATGTGACATGAGGTTTATTCAGCGTTACCACCTGGAGAGACACAGCCTCATTCACACGG GGGTGAAGCCGTACGCTTGCTCCATGTGTGACATGAGGTTCTTCCAACGCTACCATCTGGCAAGACACAGCCTCACTCATACTG GGGTGAAGCCATACGCTTGCTCCATGTGTGACATGAGATTTTTCCAACGCTACCACTTGGCGAGACACAGCCTCACTCACACGG GGGTGAAGCCATATGCTTGCTCCATGTGTGACATGAGATTTTTCCAGAGATACCACCTGgcgagacacacactcacacatacgg GGGTGAAGCCGTACGCTTGCTCCATGTGTGACATGAGGTTCTTCCAACGTTACCATTTGGCAAGACACAGCCTCACTCATACTG GGGTCAAGCCATACGCTTGCACAATGTGTGACATGAGGTTTATACAACGTTACCAACTGGAAAGACACAGTCTCACTCACACAG GGGTGAAGCCGTACGCTTGCACCATGTGTGACAAGAGGTTTTTTCAGCGCTACCACCTGGCGAGACACAGCCTCACTCATATGG GTGTGAAACCTTATGCTTGCACCATGTGTGACATGAAGTTTTTTCAGCGTTACCACCTGGCGAGACACAGCCTCACTCATACTG GTGTGAAACCTTATGCTTGCACCATATGCGACAAGAGGTTTTTTCAGCGCTACCACCTGGCGAGACACAGCCTCACTCATATGG GTGTGAAACCTTTCGCTTGCACCATGTGTGACATGAGGTTTTTTCAGCGCTACCACCTGGCCAGACACAGCCTCACTCATACTG GTGTGAAACCTTATGCTTGCACCATGTGCGACAAGAGGTTTTTTCAGCGTTATCACCTGGCAAGACACAGCCTCACTCATATGG GTGTGAAACCTTTTGCTTGCACCATGTGTGACATGAGGTTTGTTCAGCGCTACCACCTGGCCAGACACAGCCTCACTCATACGG GGGTGAAGCCGTATGCTTGTTCCATGTGTGACATGAGGTTTATTCAGCGTAACCACCTGGAGAGACACAGCCTCACTCATACTG GAGAGAAGCCATTTGCGTGCGACATGTGTGATATGAGGTTTATCCAGCGCTACCACCTGGAGAGACACAAGCGTGTGCACAGCGGGGAAAAGCCTTACCAGTGTGAGCGGTGCCAGCAG aaCTTTTCAAGGACAGACCGACTGTTGCGACACAGACGCCTGTGCCAGGGCCGCGGCGTAGCGAAAGTGGAGAACCAGCCATGTTGCGAGCCGCGCCCATATGCCCAAGAAGCTCCACCCGCTCCCCCGACCTGGAGCCCAATGCACCCCCCACCGGGTCGTCTGGCCGTCTGA